The Pectobacterium sp. A5351 genome contains the following window.
CGTATGCCCTTTGGAGTCGATAAATTGCAGACTGCTGCGGTTATCTAAATCGCCGACCTGCAATTTGTAATCGCCGTTAGGCAGCTCAGGATTTTTCGCGCCCAGGTCATCCCAGATTCCGCCGCTCGGTGCTCTATACTTGACGGAAACCGAGCCCTGCGGACGGCTGCGATCGCTAACTTCCATTCCGATTTTACTCAGCGCGGTTGGCAGACGATCCCACACCACGGTATACGGGCCGCGTACAATCAGCAGTGGCAGGCCAGTATCATCCGCTCCGCTCTGCACATCCAGCGAACCAATGGTGCGGTTTGCCAGTGCGTTTTCGCGCGCGGTTGCCTGAGAATCCAGACCATTACTGAGCGCATTCAGCATCAGACCGGCGTAGCGCTGATTTTGATCGCTCGTCGTCACTGGCTGGCCGTTCAGCTGTAATCCCAGCAGTTTCACGATCAGGGCGACCTGATAACCCTGCTGCTGCACGGAAATCTGATAACGCCCCTGATACGGTACGTTTTCGTCTTCACGCGGCCATGAGATCCAGTCGGTTGTCAGCGTTTGGCTGGCGTCCTGACGGCTGGCAATAGTGAACGCTTTGTCTTGCAGCACGCGGATAACCTGAGACCAGAGCTGGCTGTTTTGTGCGCTGTTTTCTAACAACAGCGTTGCCGTATCTCCAGAGATCTGGGTGCGAGAACCATTCAACAAGGCCAATGGCTGCACGGGA
Protein-coding sequences here:
- the bamC gene encoding outer membrane protein assembly factor BamC; amino-acid sequence: MSYSLQKSMVAKVVGISLVMLLAACSSDQRYKRQVSGDESYLKAPALHALNTPAGMILPVQNGDYDIPPVTLNGAVGKELDIRPPVQPLALLNGSRTQISGDTATLLLENSAQNSQLWSQVIRVLQDKAFTIASRQDASQTLTTDWISWPREDENVPYQGRYQISVQQQGYQVALIVKLLGLQLNGQPVTTSDQNQRYAGLMLNALSNGLDSQATARENALANRTIGSLDVQSGADDTGLPLLIVRGPYTVVWDRLPTALSKIGMEVSDRSRPQGSVSVKYRAPSGGIWDDLGAKNPELPNGDYKLQVGDLDNRSSLQFIDSKGHTLTQSQNDALVAVFQAAFSK